The sequence TTCCAAGGAGCTCATGAATTGAGCAGATGAAGAGATAAATTGCACTAAGTATGATGCAAGTTTTTGGGTAAAGGTGGTACAAAGGAGAGGAAAATTATCCTACTACCCGGAGTTGGGGGCTAGATTTAGCACAGTTGGCGACATTTAAACTGGGCTTTGaaagatgagtaggagtttgccagGCAAAGAAGTGAGCTGGGAAGGCCTTGTAAACACAGGAAAACAATCTATGCAAAGACACACGTTTCTTCTTAATTCTTACACCTTCAATCCTACAAGCACTGTGGagtatacatttttaagttttattttcaggCTTTTAGGGGAAGCTtggtgataatgagtgagttctttcAGTTGCTACAAAACAAGAGTTTGCATCTAAGTATTTGACCCCCATAAACATGcattttacctaaaaaaaaaaaaaaaaagccaggattTTAGTAAGCCAAATTGGCTATACCCTTTACTCCCAGTTATTCCTCTGGGAAGTTTTACTGATTTTTACTTTTCCAGGAAAGCAAGGAAAGAACTCTTCAATCTGTTTTTTTCAGAAACTAGTAAATTCATTAGTCATCAATGTAGGACCTTCATCTCTTCAATTTTTCACTGGAAGATGGGAGAAGTCATAATTCACTGTCATATATGGCTCCCAATTTTGACATTTGCAGGAAATTGGTCCCCTCTAAACTTCCTGAATGCTCATAAAAgttattctggccaggcacggtggctcacacctgtaatcccagccctttgcggggaggccaaggtggccgaatcacctgaggtcgggagttggagaccgccagcctggccaacatggtgaaaccgcatctctactaaaaatacaaaaatcagcagggcatggtgacaggcttctgtaatcccagctactcaggaggttgaggcaggagaatcacttgaacccaggaggcagaggttgcagtgagctgagatcgtgtcactgaattccagcctgggcgatgagagtgaaactccgtctcaaaaaaaaaaaaaagttatttcaggcCCAGATCAGATGGACATCCAAAGactatcctgtctcaaaaatttgtTAATGATAATTTCAGCTCAAGATAAACACTAGCATATTAATACAGCCTATGGGATTACAAAAAAGTGAGCAAGGAATTCATTTAAGACTGGAAAGAATTGTCCTCTCTTCCAACACTCCCATTTAACAAGGGTGTGGAAATCAAGGCCCAGTGACACaggatttttttctccatcactttGTTAAGCCAGGGACCTCTGGCTGTTGACACCCTGCCCAGGCCTCAGTGGGCCACACTACCTGCTGCAGGAGACGGTCTGCCCACTCAGCCCAGGTGGGgagttttattgagtgatgaaaaCAGCTTTCAGTGGAGAGCGGATGCAGGGGTGGTTCCCCTACACAAAGGCAGGAAAGTCCCCTCATTGTGGGTgagtctggggcttttatgggctcagaatagggGAGGGGCAGGTCATAGGTAgtattggaaaaggcaacattcaattgATTAAAAGGCATTAGTTAGAAAGAATTAATTGGGAAAGAGCAGACAAACAGGAACAGAAGTTCTCACTCTAGGTCACGGGTTTCATTTGTGACCAGCAGCCTAgtctttcagccttcaggctgtttttggcttgaaggtggggtttcaccagggacctgcccttgtctgcctaggcatttggctgcttCCTGTCATTATCACCAGGGGGTGCCTCCACCTGCCAAGGTTGCCCTGGCTCTAGAAGCAGAGCTTTGGCCAGAAGCTGCCACAAAACAGGggtaggagagagaagaggagctgggtgacagagcagaagcATTTTAGGGAAGTGATCCTTCAGGCAGTAGCTGATGTacttcctctctcctccacacTCCACCCCCACTCgccctctttctctctgcttctttccttttctctctcatgGTAGGGTTATGAGTCAGTTGCCAAAAGGTGGGGACATTTCCTGATGCATTTGCAACACTGAGAAGTTATCTTAAGGGAGGCTGGGCCCCATTCTACTCATCTGGCCCAGAAAGTGAACACCTTGGAGGCCACTAAGGCAGCCCTGCTCGGGGAGACGCCCCAACctgtcttctccctgtctccCGGCAACTCTCTTGGCCTCCTGGTTTCTACCTGATCATGTCCCTGGCGGAGGCCATCAGCCTCTGGAATGAAGGGGTGCTGGCAGCTGACAAGAAGGACTGGAAGGGAGCTCTGGATGCCTTCAGTGCCGTCCAGGACCCCCACTCCCGGATTTGCTTCAACATTGGCTGCCTGCACACTATCCTGGAAAACACGACTGAAGCAGAGAAGGTGAGTGGAGGTGGCTCTTTCCGGGCCTCCTCTGTGCATTTGTTATTATGATTCTCAACCCCATTGCATTTCGGAAACCTAACCTCTGGGGAGattgaaaagaacaaaagttGCCCAAGCTCCACCCCTAGACAgcctgatttaattggtctgggagGGGCCCCAGGCAGCCAGTtttaaaagctctccaggtggAGAGCAGGTGAGGGGCAGCCAGGATtgcctctttctccatcttctaaATTAAAAGCATTCGACAAGTATCTTTAACACCTTTGTGAAGGCTGTCTTAGTCGTACTTTCTTCTACACAGAACTCCTTCTGGGCACAGAATCTCTATCTATCCCAGCGCTTTACACCTGATTATTGATTCTAAGGCACCTCTTTTGGCTTTCCAAGACTTTCATGTGTGTCGACTTTGCCTGCTCAAGAGATTTAAGGGAGGCACTTACAAAACATAGCTTTTATCCCAAGTGACAATTCTGATCAATTATAAAGGAGACTCTTTTAAGGATGCTGAGGCTGGCAAGAGGAAATTGTACTGTGATCGATTAGTGATGTCTGCTGGGGGCATGGTGTGGGATGTCTCGCATCTTTTTCGTTATGTTTTCTCACTCAAATACCATAGTATGGAGTTAAGcattctcaataattttttttttttgattggttGTGGTAAGGTGGGAAGGGTATGGAGTTTGGAAGGAGAAGATCTAGGATCAAATCCtagcctctgcctctctctggacTTTTAGTCTTAAGCAAGCTATGTAGCCTATGTAGACATCTGGCTTTCAGCTTCTTGAGTTtctaaatatcatgaaaatgaagtGGGATGCCAAACTATTAATGTCCTGTGGAACTTCACACCACTGTGTAAgagttagttattatttttagcGTTTACTGCCAGTCTTTGCAAGGTGTGGCAGTGGCTGACTCCCCAGGTCCCTTAAAGAACCAGTCCCTTCCACACTCCAACAGCAGGTAAACAAGCCTCAGCCACACCCTCCTGACAGGAAGACAGAGAAGTGACTGAAATGTTCTCACATAGCTTGACAAGTCAATCTCAGGCTCTAAGGCAGAGCATAGCAGGACCTCCCACCTCTGGCTGGAGGGAGGACAGTGGCCCCACCTCCTCTCAGGGGCCTGCTGAGGGGCTGAGTGAACAGCACCACACATTCTGAGGGCTGATGGACACAAAGTGCACCTTGTCCAGGAGAAGAGATTGGCAGCTAGTCTGGGCACAGCTATGCCAGCAGGGACTgtagcctcctgccttggcctggatATGGGATCCTTGGCAAAGTTGTGTGGGCCACCACTCACCTCTCAGCTCCCAGGCCTTCATGCCCACATGTCTCTGTTTCTCCTGGCATTCCTCTGCTTCTAGCCTTCTCattccctctgcctttctttgttttcctgcCTGAGCCCTTCCTACTAGCATTTATATGCGTTCTTattcattatcattttaattgtATACTATTCGTGTATAAGTTTGTATAGTAAACAAATATaacaatttatataatattttaattattttcatttgcagtaaattttattatttatttaaactgaaTGTTCAATACATTCATAGGAATAGAAGAAATGCAACAAGGGTTAAAATTTCATTATTACATTAggtatcattttttctttctttttttttttgagatggagtcttactttgtcacccaggctggagtgcagtggcgcaatctcggctcactgcaacctctgcctcctgggttcaagtgattctcctgcctcagcctcccaagtagctgggattacaggcatgcaccaccaagcccggctaatgatgtttcatttttcaaagaagctTCTCCTATTTCCCTATATTTTTATCTTCCACGGAGCAATAAATAGTAATTACTACTGTCCTGGACAAGGTGCTCCGTTGTGTTGGATAGGAATTGTATCTTTATGTTTCACATCATTATCACCTCCAAAAACTCTACCTTCACTTCACAGCACAGTCTCGCTGCATTGTTTCACAGTAAAATTATACTCTACTCAAACCAGGAGAACTCAAAGAAATGAGAGCAAACAGCAGTTAAATTCCTATGAATGAAAGACAGAAGaccaaacattttaaagtacTGATTTAGTAACATAGTGTCTACTGGCTCAAAGCTTCTATCTAATCATATTATTAAAACAGCGATAATAGAAATGAAAGCTACACTAATGAAAAAGGAACTTGGGAATGAGGTCATTAAATATAactaactattttaaatatagatattatgtattttttattagtatCAGGTAAATGTCTAAATTATCTATTCTGAATTCTAGTCTCAGAGAAGGTCAGAGACAGTTACAAAGAAGGTGCTTCATATTGTcaagtccatttttaaaatgatgagctCCTTTGGGAAAATGCTTTAGTCTTTCTTTTCATCTAAGATTTCTGTTGGTGATAATCCATTAGTGTCTGTACCCTTGTAGTCCACTTTGTCTTTATTtgtataattggatttttttttttttttttttgagacagggtgtctcactttgctgcccaggctggagtgcagtggtgccatcacagctcacagcagtctccacctcctgggcttgagcgattgacccacctcagtcccccaagtagctgggaccacaggcacgtgccaccacacctgactaatttttaaatttttcatagagatggggggtctcactattttgcccaggttggtcttgaactcctgggctcaagtgatccacctgccttggcctcccaaagtgctgggattacaggtgtgagcaaccgcaccTGAGCATTATTGGATTCTTGTGTAGCTTTTCTGGGCCATATATGACTaacaaaagcagaaatcagaTGGTATATGTATGGCTCCAGGAATGTTTTGTAGATCCACAGCAGAACTGGAATGACAATACAAGGAATGCACACCATTGTCCCAGACTTCAGCTCCTAAATGTGAGAGCGAAGTGGGGTGCACCGTGAGAGCACAGGGTGGGCCTCGAGGTGCCGACGAGGGCAGACAGGAGAGCTGGGCACCACAGGGAGCTAGGGCTCTGTGAGATGACACCTCCTCGCTGCCTTGCATCATGGCCATGTCTGGACCCTTCTCTCCTCAGGCCTTTACCAGAAGCATTAACCGAGACAAGCACTTGGCAGTGGCTTACTTCCAACGAGGGATGCTCTACTACCAGACAGAGAAGTAAGTGGTTCAAAGTTGCAACAACTGGAGGATTTCAAAGAGAAACCCAAGGGGTCTCAGTGTTGCGGACTTGGTGTTTGAGAAgtaccttcccagcctctgttggGAAATGTGACTGGCCCTTCTGGGGACAGTTATGCAATAAATCAGCAGGTGAGGCAGAAGCTCTCACTGGGGAGGCAAGGCAGGTCTGCCACCAGATTATAAATCTGCTGTGTCATAGGCACAACGAGCCTAGGTAACCACCATGGGCCTGATACTCAGCTGGTGTGGCACCCCACCATTGTCCCTGATGGGGTCACCCATGGAGGTCTCCTATGAGGTACTGAGCTGTCACAGAATGGGGATGATCATGAAACTGCATCAAAACCTGTCTTCATCCCAGCAAAATGCATTTCCGAAACCTGGTTTAATCCATTTGAGGACATATACTTTAGCTGCAAAAATGATAATACAAATTAACATTATATGTATAAGAATAAATTACTACAGATAAGTAAGTAGCGTATGTACttatacagaaaaagtttgcagtagatgttaatttttttctttttccaagacagagtttcactcttgttgcccaggctggagtgcaagggcacgatctcggctcaccgcaacctctgcctcccgggctcaagcgattctcctgcctcagcctcccgagtagctgggactacaggcatgtgccaccacacccagctaattttgtatttttagtagagatggggtttctccatgttggtcaggctggtcttgaacttcccacctcaggtgatctgcacacctcagcctcccaaagtgctgggattacaggcgtgagccactgcgcccggccagatgttaaatttaaaaacagatttcaaaaCAGTGCGTATAGCATAGTCCCATTTCTGTATCACAGAATAAAGTCTGGAAGGCTATAGATCAAAATGTTATCAATCATTCTCTCTGGatggtgggattataggtaaATCCATTTTCTTCTATCACCCTGTCTGCACTTTTAGGTTTGTTTATAGTCAACATGGAACAATTAGTACAAAgattaataaattcaaaatgaaagtTAATCTCAATTCCTCCTCCCTCTCATCCTGCACAAATACCTCATAacaaataacaaaggaaaaaaattctaagtgataatttcaaatgttttgggGGATAGGAAACTGACCCTTTGTAGAAATTG comes from Nomascus leucogenys isolate Asia chromosome 9, Asia_NLE_v1, whole genome shotgun sequence and encodes:
- the LOC100580831 gene encoding UPF0729 protein C18orf32-like, which codes for MVCIPCIVIPVLLWIYKTFLEPYIYHLISAFVSHIWPRKATQESNNTNKDKVDYKGTDTNGLSPTEILDEKKD